The following proteins are co-located in the Bradysia coprophila strain Holo2 chromosome X unlocalized genomic scaffold, BU_Bcop_v1 contig_130, whole genome shotgun sequence genome:
- the LOC119067958 gene encoding RING finger protein unkempt isoform X2: MAADNNSKQVLLTTSPEKPNHYTYLKEFRVEQCQSFLQHKCNQHRPFICFNWHFMNQRRRRPVRKRDGTFNYSADNYCVKYDETTGVCPDGDECPFLHRTAGDTERRYHLRYYKTCMCVHDTDARGYCVKNGHHCAFAHGLHDQRPAVYDIKEIESSQTVETNGDLINVPNALDKERNLMNEDPKWQDTNHVLTNYKTEPCKRPPRLCRQGYACPQYHNSKDKRRSPRKFSYRSTPCPNVKHGEEWGEPANCEAGDNCQYCHTRTEQQFHPEIYKSTKCNDVQQAGYCPRSVFCAFAHVEQEVPPRDLDGPSANLALGDIISNVLPLDGKKDKLLGSDSNNILNGSGESCESASTSSVGSNHSHSKAPGAQLQQKHNIYQNNLNGNCNQSSANGQLSNAMNPFPDFNPDLTKQLLSIENDPTIGPLEKEQRKRMCMTFIGSMGKYSNLDDLARRDLSHLENSISAGFASTGLLQNSSQPVNIPNSMSNSISGILQNTSAPVNIPGSSLSNFSPNNHSHMFSITDPFSHISGSAPKINNSFGTTDNLFYQSHLISPGLEALSISPELRISELNTLRDELSNSNSVGNSLFENSLQHSKPFSMSPSIMTNPSMNEMTRLREEYAQKMRFEDRISIMQATQACEAWKTAVDESNRKVALAEEQRDEALSRVQMLTEKFDQLNSQNGSNIPRGDLRGLSLQKLKGLQIFISNQQAKLRSDLEEVEKVLYSETATKCMNCEENNRSVTLVPCNHYVLCDVCAATVRECPYCQTVVTSQA; encoded by the exons ATGGCGGCGGACAATAATTCCAAACAAGTTTTGTTGACAACAAGCCCCGAAAAACCGAATCATTACAC ttatttgaaagaatttcGTGTGGAACAGTGTCAGTCATTTTTGCAACACAAATGCAACCAACATAGACCATTCATATGCTTCAATTGGCATTTTATGAATCAACGACGCCGTCGTCCTGTTCGAAAAAGAGATGGTACATTCAATTATAGTGCCGATAATTACTGTGTTAAATATGATGAAACAACAGGAGTTTGTCCAGATGGAGATGA ATGCCCGTTTTTACATCGCACAGCTGGTGACACAGAACGCCGCTATCATTTGCGCTATTATAAAACGTGCATGTGTGTCCATGACACGGATGCCCGTGGCTATTGCGTCAAAAATGGTCATCATTGCGCCTTCGCCCATGGTTTGCACGATCAACGGCCAGCTGTCTATGATATTAAAGAAATTGAGTCATCGCAAACGGTTGAAACGAATGGTGATCTCATAAACGTTCCGAATGCACTCGACAAGGAACGGAATTTAATGAACGAAGATCCGAAATGGCAGGACACTAATCACGTATTGACAAATTATAAAACGGAACCGTGCAAGCGGCCACCGCGTTTATGTAGACAAGGATATGCATGTCCTCAATATCATAACAGTAAGGACAAGAGACGAAGTCCACGGAAATTCAGTTACAG ATCAACACCGTGTCCGAATGTAAAACATGGCGAAGAATGGGGTGAACCAGCCAATTGTGAAGCTGGCGATAATTGTCaatattgtcacactcggacGGAGCAGCAATTTCATCCGGAAATCtataaatcaacaaaatgtaatgacGTTCAACAGGCTGGTTATTGTCCTCGTAGCGTCTTCTGTGCTTTTGCACATGTTGAAC AGGAAGTACCGCCTAGAGATCTAGACGGCCCGTCAGCTAATTTAGCTCTAGGTGACATAATATCAAACGTATTACCATTGGATGGAAAAAAGGACAAACTATTAGGATCCGATTCGAATAAT ATATTGAACGGAAGTGGTGAAAGCTGTGAATCAGCTAGTACATCAAGTGTAGGGTCAAATCATTCTCATAGCAAAGCCCCTGGGGCGCAGCTACAACAGAAACATAATATATACCAAAACAACTTGAACGGTAATTGTAATCAATCGTCAGCGAACGGTCAATTATCTAACGCAATGAATCCGTTTCCAGATTTTAATCCCGATTTGACAAAACAA TTACTGTCGATAGAAAATGATCCAACAATAGGTCCGCTAGAAAAAGAACAACGGAAACGAATGTGTATGACTTTTATCGGTTCCATGGGCAAATATT CTAATTTAGATGATTTAGCTAGACGTGATTTAAGTCACTTAGAAAACTCAATATCGGCTGGATTTGCTTCGACCGGTTTACTACAGAATTCATCACAACCAGTCAACATACCCAATTCGATGTCGAATTCAATATCTG GCATCCTGCAAAATACATCAGCACCAGTAAACATTCCGGGTAGTTCGTTAAGTAATTTTAGCCCGAATAATCATTCGCACATGTTTTCCATCACGGATCCATTCAGTCATATTAGTGGTTCGGCACCGAAAATCAACAATTCATTTGGAACCACggacaatttattttatcaatcacatttgATATCACCGGGATTAGAAGCATTGTCCATTAGTCCAGAGCTTAG AATATCTGAATTAAATACACTGCGAGACGAattatcaaattcaaattcggtCGGAAATAGTTTATTTGAGAATAGCTTACAACATAGCAAACCATTCTCTATGTCACCATCAATAATGACCAATCCTAGTATGAACGAAATGACTCGACTGCGCGAGGAATATGCACAAAAAATGCGCTTCGAAGATAGAATCAGCATTATGCAGGCAACACAAGCATGTGAAGCGTGGAAAACGGCTGTAGATGAAAGTAATCGAAAG GTGGCACTAGCTGAAGAGCAACGAGATGAGGCTCTAAGCCGCGTACAAATGTTaaccgaaaaatttgatcaactAAATTCACAGAATGGATCCAACATTCCGAGAGGAGATCTTAGAGGATTATCTTTGCAGAAATTGAAAGGACTACAG attttcatttccaatcAACAGGCAAAATTGCGATCCGATTTGGAGGAAGTTGAAAAAGTATTATATTCGGAAACGGCTACAAAGTGCATGAATTGTGAAGAAAATAATCGATCAGTGACATTAGTACCGTGTAATCATTATGTTCTGTGTGATGTTTGTGCAGCTACTGTGCGTGAGTGTCCATATTGCCAAACCGTTGTTACTTCCCAGGcgtga
- the LOC119067958 gene encoding RING finger protein unkempt isoform X9, translating into MAADNNSKQVLLTTSPEKPNHYTYLKEFRVEQCQSFLQHKCNQHRPFICFNWHFMNQRRRRPVRKRDGTFNYSADNYCVKYDETTGVCPDGDECPFLHRTAGDTERRYHLRYYKTCMCVHDTDARGYCVKNGHHCAFAHGLHDQRPAVYDIKEIESSQTVETNGDLINVPNALDKERNLMNEDPKWQDTNHVLTNYKTEPCKRPPRLCRQGYACPQYHNSKDKRRSPRKFSYRSTPCPNVKHGEEWGEPANCEAGDNCQYCHTRTEQQFHPEIYKSTKCNDVQQAGYCPRSVFCAFAHVEQEVPPRDLDGPSANLALGDIISNVLPLDGKKDKLLGSDSNNILNGSGESCESASTSSVGSNHSHSKAPGAQLQQKHNIYQNNLNDFNPDLTKQLLSIENDPTIGPLEKEQRKRMCMTFIGSMGKYSNLDDLARRDLSHLENSISAGFASTGLLQNSSQPVNIPNSMSNSISGILQNTSAPVNIPGSSLSNFSPNNHSHMFSITDPFSHISGSAPKINNSFGTTDNLFYQSHLISPGLEALSISPELRISELNTLRDELSNSNSVGNSLFENSLQHSKPFSMSPSIMTNPSMNEMTRLREEYAQKMRFEDRISIMQATQACEAWKTAVDESNRKVALAEEQRDEALSRVQMLTEKFDQLNSQNGSNIPRGDLRGLSLQKLKGLQAKLRSDLEEVEKVLYSETATKCMNCEENNRSVTLVPCNHYVLCDVCAATVRECPYCQTVVTSQA; encoded by the exons ATGGCGGCGGACAATAATTCCAAACAAGTTTTGTTGACAACAAGCCCCGAAAAACCGAATCATTACAC ttatttgaaagaatttcGTGTGGAACAGTGTCAGTCATTTTTGCAACACAAATGCAACCAACATAGACCATTCATATGCTTCAATTGGCATTTTATGAATCAACGACGCCGTCGTCCTGTTCGAAAAAGAGATGGTACATTCAATTATAGTGCCGATAATTACTGTGTTAAATATGATGAAACAACAGGAGTTTGTCCAGATGGAGATGA ATGCCCGTTTTTACATCGCACAGCTGGTGACACAGAACGCCGCTATCATTTGCGCTATTATAAAACGTGCATGTGTGTCCATGACACGGATGCCCGTGGCTATTGCGTCAAAAATGGTCATCATTGCGCCTTCGCCCATGGTTTGCACGATCAACGGCCAGCTGTCTATGATATTAAAGAAATTGAGTCATCGCAAACGGTTGAAACGAATGGTGATCTCATAAACGTTCCGAATGCACTCGACAAGGAACGGAATTTAATGAACGAAGATCCGAAATGGCAGGACACTAATCACGTATTGACAAATTATAAAACGGAACCGTGCAAGCGGCCACCGCGTTTATGTAGACAAGGATATGCATGTCCTCAATATCATAACAGTAAGGACAAGAGACGAAGTCCACGGAAATTCAGTTACAG ATCAACACCGTGTCCGAATGTAAAACATGGCGAAGAATGGGGTGAACCAGCCAATTGTGAAGCTGGCGATAATTGTCaatattgtcacactcggacGGAGCAGCAATTTCATCCGGAAATCtataaatcaacaaaatgtaatgacGTTCAACAGGCTGGTTATTGTCCTCGTAGCGTCTTCTGTGCTTTTGCACATGTTGAAC AGGAAGTACCGCCTAGAGATCTAGACGGCCCGTCAGCTAATTTAGCTCTAGGTGACATAATATCAAACGTATTACCATTGGATGGAAAAAAGGACAAACTATTAGGATCCGATTCGAATAAT ATATTGAACGGAAGTGGTGAAAGCTGTGAATCAGCTAGTACATCAAGTGTAGGGTCAAATCATTCTCATAGCAAAGCCCCTGGGGCGCAGCTACAACAGAAACATAATATATACCAAAACAACTTGAACG ATTTTAATCCCGATTTGACAAAACAA TTACTGTCGATAGAAAATGATCCAACAATAGGTCCGCTAGAAAAAGAACAACGGAAACGAATGTGTATGACTTTTATCGGTTCCATGGGCAAATATT CTAATTTAGATGATTTAGCTAGACGTGATTTAAGTCACTTAGAAAACTCAATATCGGCTGGATTTGCTTCGACCGGTTTACTACAGAATTCATCACAACCAGTCAACATACCCAATTCGATGTCGAATTCAATATCTG GCATCCTGCAAAATACATCAGCACCAGTAAACATTCCGGGTAGTTCGTTAAGTAATTTTAGCCCGAATAATCATTCGCACATGTTTTCCATCACGGATCCATTCAGTCATATTAGTGGTTCGGCACCGAAAATCAACAATTCATTTGGAACCACggacaatttattttatcaatcacatttgATATCACCGGGATTAGAAGCATTGTCCATTAGTCCAGAGCTTAG AATATCTGAATTAAATACACTGCGAGACGAattatcaaattcaaattcggtCGGAAATAGTTTATTTGAGAATAGCTTACAACATAGCAAACCATTCTCTATGTCACCATCAATAATGACCAATCCTAGTATGAACGAAATGACTCGACTGCGCGAGGAATATGCACAAAAAATGCGCTTCGAAGATAGAATCAGCATTATGCAGGCAACACAAGCATGTGAAGCGTGGAAAACGGCTGTAGATGAAAGTAATCGAAAG GTGGCACTAGCTGAAGAGCAACGAGATGAGGCTCTAAGCCGCGTACAAATGTTaaccgaaaaatttgatcaactAAATTCACAGAATGGATCCAACATTCCGAGAGGAGATCTTAGAGGATTATCTTTGCAGAAATTGAAAGGACTACAG GCAAAATTGCGATCCGATTTGGAGGAAGTTGAAAAAGTATTATATTCGGAAACGGCTACAAAGTGCATGAATTGTGAAGAAAATAATCGATCAGTGACATTAGTACCGTGTAATCATTATGTTCTGTGTGATGTTTGTGCAGCTACTGTGCGTGAGTGTCCATATTGCCAAACCGTTGTTACTTCCCAGGcgtga
- the LOC119067958 gene encoding RING finger protein unkempt isoform X10 has translation MAADNNSKQVLLTTSPEKPNHYTYLKEFRVEQCQSFLQHKCNQHRPFICFNWHFMNQRRRRPVRKRDGTFNYSADNYCVKYDETTGVCPDGDECPFLHRTAGDTERRYHLRYYKTCMCVHDTDARGYCVKNGHHCAFAHGLHDQRPAVYDIKEIESSQTVETNGDLINVPNALDKERNLMNEDPKWQDTNHVLTNYKTEPCKRPPRLCRQGYACPQYHNSKDKRRSPRKFSYRSTPCPNVKHGEEWGEPANCEAGDNCQYCHTRTEQQFHPEIYKSTKCNDVQQAGYCPRSVFCAFAHVEPYILTEEVPPRDLDGPSANLALGDIISNVLPLDGKKDKLLGSDSNNILNGSGESCESASTSSVGSNHSHSKAPGAQLQQKHNIYQNNLNGNCNQSSANGQLSNAMNPFPDFNPDLTKQLLSIENDPTIGPLEKEQRKRMCMTFIGSMGKYSNLDDLARRDLSHLENSISAGFASTGLLQNSSQPVNIPNSMSNSISGILQNTSAPVNIPGSSLSNFSPNNHSHMFSITDPFSHISGSAPKINNSFGTTDNLFYQSHLISPGLEALSISPELSMNEMTRLREEYAQKMRFEDRISIMQATQACEAWKTAVDESNRKVALAEEQRDEALSRVQMLTEKFDQLNSQNGSNIPRGDLRGLSLQKLKGLQIFISNQQAKLRSDLEEVEKVLYSETATKCMNCEENNRSVTLVPCNHYVLCDVCAATVRECPYCQTVVTSQA, from the exons ATGGCGGCGGACAATAATTCCAAACAAGTTTTGTTGACAACAAGCCCCGAAAAACCGAATCATTACAC ttatttgaaagaatttcGTGTGGAACAGTGTCAGTCATTTTTGCAACACAAATGCAACCAACATAGACCATTCATATGCTTCAATTGGCATTTTATGAATCAACGACGCCGTCGTCCTGTTCGAAAAAGAGATGGTACATTCAATTATAGTGCCGATAATTACTGTGTTAAATATGATGAAACAACAGGAGTTTGTCCAGATGGAGATGA ATGCCCGTTTTTACATCGCACAGCTGGTGACACAGAACGCCGCTATCATTTGCGCTATTATAAAACGTGCATGTGTGTCCATGACACGGATGCCCGTGGCTATTGCGTCAAAAATGGTCATCATTGCGCCTTCGCCCATGGTTTGCACGATCAACGGCCAGCTGTCTATGATATTAAAGAAATTGAGTCATCGCAAACGGTTGAAACGAATGGTGATCTCATAAACGTTCCGAATGCACTCGACAAGGAACGGAATTTAATGAACGAAGATCCGAAATGGCAGGACACTAATCACGTATTGACAAATTATAAAACGGAACCGTGCAAGCGGCCACCGCGTTTATGTAGACAAGGATATGCATGTCCTCAATATCATAACAGTAAGGACAAGAGACGAAGTCCACGGAAATTCAGTTACAG ATCAACACCGTGTCCGAATGTAAAACATGGCGAAGAATGGGGTGAACCAGCCAATTGTGAAGCTGGCGATAATTGTCaatattgtcacactcggacGGAGCAGCAATTTCATCCGGAAATCtataaatcaacaaaatgtaatgacGTTCAACAGGCTGGTTATTGTCCTCGTAGCGTCTTCTGTGCTTTTGCACATGTTGAAC CCTATATTTTGACAGAGGAAGTACCGCCTAGAGATCTAGACGGCCCGTCAGCTAATTTAGCTCTAGGTGACATAATATCAAACGTATTACCATTGGATGGAAAAAAGGACAAACTATTAGGATCCGATTCGAATAAT ATATTGAACGGAAGTGGTGAAAGCTGTGAATCAGCTAGTACATCAAGTGTAGGGTCAAATCATTCTCATAGCAAAGCCCCTGGGGCGCAGCTACAACAGAAACATAATATATACCAAAACAACTTGAACGGTAATTGTAATCAATCGTCAGCGAACGGTCAATTATCTAACGCAATGAATCCGTTTCCAGATTTTAATCCCGATTTGACAAAACAA TTACTGTCGATAGAAAATGATCCAACAATAGGTCCGCTAGAAAAAGAACAACGGAAACGAATGTGTATGACTTTTATCGGTTCCATGGGCAAATATT CTAATTTAGATGATTTAGCTAGACGTGATTTAAGTCACTTAGAAAACTCAATATCGGCTGGATTTGCTTCGACCGGTTTACTACAGAATTCATCACAACCAGTCAACATACCCAATTCGATGTCGAATTCAATATCTG GCATCCTGCAAAATACATCAGCACCAGTAAACATTCCGGGTAGTTCGTTAAGTAATTTTAGCCCGAATAATCATTCGCACATGTTTTCCATCACGGATCCATTCAGTCATATTAGTGGTTCGGCACCGAAAATCAACAATTCATTTGGAACCACggacaatttattttatcaatcacatttgATATCACCGGGATTAGAAGCATTGTCCATTAGTCCAGAGCTTAG TATGAACGAAATGACTCGACTGCGCGAGGAATATGCACAAAAAATGCGCTTCGAAGATAGAATCAGCATTATGCAGGCAACACAAGCATGTGAAGCGTGGAAAACGGCTGTAGATGAAAGTAATCGAAAG GTGGCACTAGCTGAAGAGCAACGAGATGAGGCTCTAAGCCGCGTACAAATGTTaaccgaaaaatttgatcaactAAATTCACAGAATGGATCCAACATTCCGAGAGGAGATCTTAGAGGATTATCTTTGCAGAAATTGAAAGGACTACAG attttcatttccaatcAACAGGCAAAATTGCGATCCGATTTGGAGGAAGTTGAAAAAGTATTATATTCGGAAACGGCTACAAAGTGCATGAATTGTGAAGAAAATAATCGATCAGTGACATTAGTACCGTGTAATCATTATGTTCTGTGTGATGTTTGTGCAGCTACTGTGCGTGAGTGTCCATATTGCCAAACCGTTGTTACTTCCCAGGcgtga
- the LOC119067958 gene encoding RING finger protein unkempt isoform X6 yields the protein MAADNNSKQVLLTTSPEKPNHYTYLKEFRVEQCQSFLQHKCNQHRPFICFNWHFMNQRRRRPVRKRDGTFNYSADNYCVKYDETTGVCPDGDECPFLHRTAGDTERRYHLRYYKTCMCVHDTDARGYCVKNGHHCAFAHGLHDQRPAVYDIKEIESSQTVETNGDLINVPNALDKERNLMNEDPKWQDTNHVLTNYKTEPCKRPPRLCRQGYACPQYHNSKDKRRSPRKFSYRSTPCPNVKHGEEWGEPANCEAGDNCQYCHTRTEQQFHPEIYKSTKCNDVQQAGYCPRSVFCAFAHVEPYILTEEVPPRDLDGPSANLALGDIISNVLPLDGKKDKLLGSDSNNILNGSGESCESASTSSVGSNHSHSKAPGAQLQQKHNIYQNNLNDFNPDLTKQLLSIENDPTIGPLEKEQRKRMCMTFIGSMGKYSNLDDLARRDLSHLENSISAGFASTGLLQNSSQPVNIPNSMSNSISGILQNTSAPVNIPGSSLSNFSPNNHSHMFSITDPFSHISGSAPKINNSFGTTDNLFYQSHLISPGLEALSISPELRISELNTLRDELSNSNSVGNSLFENSLQHSKPFSMSPSIMTNPSMNEMTRLREEYAQKMRFEDRISIMQATQACEAWKTAVDESNRKVALAEEQRDEALSRVQMLTEKFDQLNSQNGSNIPRGDLRGLSLQKLKGLQIFISNQQAKLRSDLEEVEKVLYSETATKCMNCEENNRSVTLVPCNHYVLCDVCAATVRECPYCQTVVTSQA from the exons ATGGCGGCGGACAATAATTCCAAACAAGTTTTGTTGACAACAAGCCCCGAAAAACCGAATCATTACAC ttatttgaaagaatttcGTGTGGAACAGTGTCAGTCATTTTTGCAACACAAATGCAACCAACATAGACCATTCATATGCTTCAATTGGCATTTTATGAATCAACGACGCCGTCGTCCTGTTCGAAAAAGAGATGGTACATTCAATTATAGTGCCGATAATTACTGTGTTAAATATGATGAAACAACAGGAGTTTGTCCAGATGGAGATGA ATGCCCGTTTTTACATCGCACAGCTGGTGACACAGAACGCCGCTATCATTTGCGCTATTATAAAACGTGCATGTGTGTCCATGACACGGATGCCCGTGGCTATTGCGTCAAAAATGGTCATCATTGCGCCTTCGCCCATGGTTTGCACGATCAACGGCCAGCTGTCTATGATATTAAAGAAATTGAGTCATCGCAAACGGTTGAAACGAATGGTGATCTCATAAACGTTCCGAATGCACTCGACAAGGAACGGAATTTAATGAACGAAGATCCGAAATGGCAGGACACTAATCACGTATTGACAAATTATAAAACGGAACCGTGCAAGCGGCCACCGCGTTTATGTAGACAAGGATATGCATGTCCTCAATATCATAACAGTAAGGACAAGAGACGAAGTCCACGGAAATTCAGTTACAG ATCAACACCGTGTCCGAATGTAAAACATGGCGAAGAATGGGGTGAACCAGCCAATTGTGAAGCTGGCGATAATTGTCaatattgtcacactcggacGGAGCAGCAATTTCATCCGGAAATCtataaatcaacaaaatgtaatgacGTTCAACAGGCTGGTTATTGTCCTCGTAGCGTCTTCTGTGCTTTTGCACATGTTGAAC CCTATATTTTGACAGAGGAAGTACCGCCTAGAGATCTAGACGGCCCGTCAGCTAATTTAGCTCTAGGTGACATAATATCAAACGTATTACCATTGGATGGAAAAAAGGACAAACTATTAGGATCCGATTCGAATAAT ATATTGAACGGAAGTGGTGAAAGCTGTGAATCAGCTAGTACATCAAGTGTAGGGTCAAATCATTCTCATAGCAAAGCCCCTGGGGCGCAGCTACAACAGAAACATAATATATACCAAAACAACTTGAACG ATTTTAATCCCGATTTGACAAAACAA TTACTGTCGATAGAAAATGATCCAACAATAGGTCCGCTAGAAAAAGAACAACGGAAACGAATGTGTATGACTTTTATCGGTTCCATGGGCAAATATT CTAATTTAGATGATTTAGCTAGACGTGATTTAAGTCACTTAGAAAACTCAATATCGGCTGGATTTGCTTCGACCGGTTTACTACAGAATTCATCACAACCAGTCAACATACCCAATTCGATGTCGAATTCAATATCTG GCATCCTGCAAAATACATCAGCACCAGTAAACATTCCGGGTAGTTCGTTAAGTAATTTTAGCCCGAATAATCATTCGCACATGTTTTCCATCACGGATCCATTCAGTCATATTAGTGGTTCGGCACCGAAAATCAACAATTCATTTGGAACCACggacaatttattttatcaatcacatttgATATCACCGGGATTAGAAGCATTGTCCATTAGTCCAGAGCTTAG AATATCTGAATTAAATACACTGCGAGACGAattatcaaattcaaattcggtCGGAAATAGTTTATTTGAGAATAGCTTACAACATAGCAAACCATTCTCTATGTCACCATCAATAATGACCAATCCTAGTATGAACGAAATGACTCGACTGCGCGAGGAATATGCACAAAAAATGCGCTTCGAAGATAGAATCAGCATTATGCAGGCAACACAAGCATGTGAAGCGTGGAAAACGGCTGTAGATGAAAGTAATCGAAAG GTGGCACTAGCTGAAGAGCAACGAGATGAGGCTCTAAGCCGCGTACAAATGTTaaccgaaaaatttgatcaactAAATTCACAGAATGGATCCAACATTCCGAGAGGAGATCTTAGAGGATTATCTTTGCAGAAATTGAAAGGACTACAG attttcatttccaatcAACAGGCAAAATTGCGATCCGATTTGGAGGAAGTTGAAAAAGTATTATATTCGGAAACGGCTACAAAGTGCATGAATTGTGAAGAAAATAATCGATCAGTGACATTAGTACCGTGTAATCATTATGTTCTGTGTGATGTTTGTGCAGCTACTGTGCGTGAGTGTCCATATTGCCAAACCGTTGTTACTTCCCAGGcgtga